One genomic window of Luteitalea pratensis includes the following:
- a CDS encoding sensor histidine kinase: MLHEPRFLSAEQYLLVTLIVQLAGIAALSTMLVRFRRFRTLLLTERRDWPERVKFIGALGVPLAAGVGSRLLLGYAAADVSLGGAYLAGLVAGPYAGAIVGAMVGLTALAGGEWIALPLFVGCGFAGGGLREICPKDAIWHFSPFVLTGLFRYLWKLVRRLDVDWQMLLIAAPIALEVLRQVLGHRYGADRLFFFPANSAGMLGLTLLATTLTVAIPIKIWNLARVEHKLQEQEALLLEARIEALTSQINPHFLFNTLTSISSLIRTRPDTARMLINRLSGLLRRRLRAHDHFVSLRDELTAVDEYLDIECVRFGPSLRVDKDLDPATLDHVVPSMILQPLVENSIKHGLADKLGERLITLRSQRQGTVTVLEVIDNGIGIDEDRPARLPHGGIGLANVSERLRVIYGAQGRLAITSAPGQGTQVRLEIPDLLLPERRTA; the protein is encoded by the coding sequence GTGCTCCACGAGCCGAGATTCCTCTCCGCGGAGCAGTACCTGCTGGTCACGCTCATCGTGCAGCTGGCCGGCATCGCGGCGCTGTCGACGATGCTGGTGCGGTTCCGGCGGTTCCGGACGCTGCTGCTGACCGAGCGGCGCGACTGGCCGGAACGCGTCAAGTTCATCGGCGCCCTCGGGGTGCCGTTGGCCGCCGGCGTCGGCAGTCGGCTCCTGCTTGGATACGCCGCGGCCGACGTGTCACTCGGGGGCGCGTATCTGGCGGGCCTCGTGGCCGGTCCCTACGCCGGCGCCATCGTCGGCGCGATGGTCGGGCTGACGGCGCTGGCCGGCGGTGAGTGGATCGCCTTGCCGCTGTTTGTGGGGTGCGGCTTTGCCGGCGGCGGATTGCGCGAAATCTGCCCCAAGGACGCGATCTGGCACTTCTCCCCCTTCGTTCTCACCGGCCTGTTCCGCTATCTCTGGAAGCTGGTCCGGCGCCTCGACGTCGACTGGCAGATGCTGCTCATCGCCGCTCCGATTGCCCTCGAGGTGTTGCGGCAGGTGCTTGGGCATCGCTACGGCGCCGATCGCCTGTTCTTCTTCCCGGCCAACTCGGCCGGTATGCTCGGGCTGACGCTGCTCGCCACGACCCTGACCGTCGCCATCCCCATCAAGATCTGGAACCTGGCCAGGGTCGAGCACAAATTGCAGGAGCAGGAAGCGCTGCTGCTCGAGGCGCGGATCGAGGCGCTCACGAGCCAGATCAACCCGCACTTCCTGTTCAACACGCTGACGTCCATCTCCTCGCTGATCCGCACCCGGCCGGATACGGCCCGCATGCTGATCAACCGATTGTCCGGCCTGCTCCGGCGCCGCCTGCGGGCGCATGACCACTTCGTCTCGCTGCGCGACGAACTCACGGCCGTGGACGAATACCTCGACATCGAATGCGTGCGGTTCGGGCCGTCGCTGCGCGTCGACAAGGATCTCGATCCGGCCACGCTCGACCATGTCGTGCCGAGCATGATCCTGCAGCCCCTGGTCGAGAACTCGATCAAGCACGGCCTCGCCGACAAGCTGGGCGAACGGCTGATTACGCTTCGATCGCAGCGCCAGGGGACGGTGACCGTCCTCGAGGTCATCGACAACGGGATCGGCATCGACGAGGACCGCCCCGCGCGCTTGCCGCACGGCGGGATCGGGCTCGCGAACGTCTCCGAGCGGCTCCGCGTCATCTACGGCGCGCAGGGCCGTCTGGCCATCACGAGCGCTCCGGGACAGGGCACGCAGGTGCGGCTCGAGATCCCGGATCTCCTGCTGCCGGAACGGCGGACCGCGTAA
- the lepB gene encoding signal peptidase I codes for MGPNPPSGFTPVVAPVSAQAADDALRVATAEVRRPSLWLRAAEELFTWFKTLASAAVYATLIVTFGFQVARVEGLSMAPTLSDQDRLIVNKAIYKLGEPHRGDIVMLWYPVDPDKSFVKRVIAEENDRVRIVDGRVFVNDVQLEDDYVPNEYRGHDDWGPQEIPEGYYFVMGDHRNNSSDSRHWGSVPKKYIIGKVQLRWWPLPKARIFD; via the coding sequence GTGGGCCCCAACCCTCCCTCGGGCTTCACCCCCGTCGTCGCGCCGGTTTCTGCGCAGGCTGCTGACGATGCCTTGCGGGTCGCCACGGCCGAGGTGCGCCGCCCCTCGTTGTGGCTGCGAGCGGCCGAGGAACTGTTCACCTGGTTCAAGACGCTGGCGTCAGCGGCCGTCTACGCCACGCTGATTGTCACGTTCGGGTTCCAGGTGGCGCGGGTCGAGGGCCTGAGCATGGCCCCCACGCTCTCGGACCAGGATCGCCTCATCGTCAACAAGGCCATCTACAAGCTCGGTGAGCCGCATCGGGGCGACATCGTGATGCTCTGGTACCCGGTCGACCCCGACAAGTCGTTCGTCAAGCGGGTCATCGCCGAGGAGAACGACCGCGTCCGCATCGTCGACGGACGCGTCTTCGTGAACGACGTGCAACTCGAGGACGACTACGTTCCCAATGAGTACCGCGGCCACGACGATTGGGGCCCGCAGGAGATTCCCGAGGGCTACTACTTCGTGATGGGCGACCATCGGAACAACAGTTCCGACAGCCGGCACTGGGGGTCGGTGCCCAAGAAGTACATCATCGGGAAGGTCCAGCTGCGGTGGTGGCCACTTCCCAAGGCCCGCATCTTCGACTAG
- the moaC gene encoding cyclic pyranopterin monophosphate synthase MoaC, producing MATSTRKRPRSSGLTHADAQGRVRMVDVSDKAVTSRMAVATGFVRVSAAARRLVRAGAVKKGDPLQAARLAGIMAAKGTATLIPLCHPLSLTGVLVDVELARGGIAITATVKTSGQTGVEMEALTAVAVAGLTVYDMLKAVDKSMVIEQIVLVEKRGGRSGDVVRRS from the coding sequence ATGGCCACGTCGACCCGTAAGCGGCCGCGCTCGTCCGGCCTCACGCACGCCGACGCGCAGGGGCGTGTGCGGATGGTCGACGTGTCCGACAAGGCCGTGACCTCGCGCATGGCAGTGGCGACCGGATTCGTCCGCGTGTCGGCCGCCGCGCGTCGTCTCGTGCGCGCCGGCGCGGTGAAGAAGGGCGATCCGCTTCAGGCCGCGCGGCTGGCCGGAATCATGGCCGCCAAGGGGACGGCGACGCTGATCCCCTTGTGCCACCCGTTGTCGCTGACCGGGGTGCTGGTGGACGTCGAACTGGCACGGGGCGGCATCGCGATCACGGCCACGGTGAAGACCTCCGGTCAGACCGGCGTCGAGATGGAGGCACTGACCGCAGTGGCCGTCGCGGGGCTCACGGTCTACGACATGCTCAAGGCCGTGGACAAGTCCATGGTCATCGAACAGATCGTCCTGGTCGAGAAGCGGGGCGGGCGTAGCGGCGACGTGGTCAGGCGATCCTGA
- a CDS encoding Ig-like domain-containing protein, translating into MLVRSLILLVLALLSGVSPASSQIRAEGASGRKATTLGALTAYAGFYHLQAVRVRAKLVTDQVGTALLSGETRLLAVGDAATAQVTGDVEVAGTFIDVGRLTHDDQRVSTYGLAALSQKVLQREWPAQGELLVIVVNEVRKAEPFTAPSVRGLALDPLRFDGQSVTVSGRFRGRNLFGDQPASPARSKFDFVIQLADASLWVVGRRPKGQGFDLNVDARVDTGRWLEVQGDVHTSKGLVWIEAIAIRTTQPVSDTTPVETTEVAPPAPPPQVIFSTPTAGEVDVTADARVRLQFSRDMTPQSFKGNVMAAYDAREAAERGIPPASTPPFVANYDQGRRTLELKFSAPFERFRTVIIRLAPGITAFDSQPLAPFELRFTVGG; encoded by the coding sequence ATGTTGGTCCGTAGCCTGATACTCCTCGTCCTCGCCCTGCTGTCGGGCGTGTCGCCCGCCTCGTCGCAGATACGCGCCGAGGGCGCCTCAGGGCGCAAGGCGACCACCCTCGGTGCCCTGACGGCGTACGCCGGGTTCTACCACCTCCAGGCGGTCAGGGTCCGTGCCAAGCTGGTCACCGACCAGGTGGGCACCGCCCTGCTCAGTGGGGAGACACGCCTGCTCGCCGTTGGCGATGCCGCGACTGCCCAGGTGACGGGCGACGTCGAGGTAGCGGGAACGTTCATCGACGTCGGCCGCCTCACCCACGACGACCAGCGGGTCTCGACGTACGGCCTCGCAGCCTTGTCCCAGAAGGTCCTTCAGCGTGAATGGCCGGCGCAGGGCGAGTTGCTGGTGATCGTCGTGAACGAGGTCAGGAAGGCCGAGCCATTCACCGCACCATCGGTGCGCGGCCTCGCGCTCGACCCGCTGCGGTTCGACGGACAGTCGGTGACCGTCAGTGGTCGATTCCGGGGCCGCAACCTCTTCGGGGATCAGCCGGCGAGCCCAGCGCGCAGCAAGTTCGACTTCGTGATCCAGCTGGCCGACGCGAGTCTCTGGGTCGTGGGCCGACGACCGAAGGGGCAGGGCTTCGATCTGAACGTCGACGCGCGCGTCGACACGGGACGATGGCTCGAGGTCCAGGGTGACGTCCACACCAGCAAGGGCCTCGTCTGGATCGAGGCCATCGCCATCCGCACCACGCAGCCGGTGTCGGACACCACACCCGTCGAGACCACGGAAGTGGCGCCCCCTGCACCGCCACCACAGGTCATCTTCTCCACGCCAACAGCCGGAGAGGTGGACGTCACGGCTGATGCCCGCGTCCGCCTGCAGTTCTCGCGCGACATGACGCCGCAGTCCTTCAAGGGCAACGTGATGGCGGCCTACGACGCGCGCGAGGCGGCGGAACGTGGCATCCCGCCGGCTAGTACACCGCCCTTCGTCGCCAACTACGACCAGGGCCGACGAACGCTGGAGTTGAAGTTCTCGGCGCCGTTCGAGCGGTTCCGCACCGTGATCATCAGGCTGGCGCCAGGCATCACGGCCTTCGACAGCCAGCCCCTCGCGCCCTTCGAGTTGCGCTTCACCGTCGGTGGCTGA
- a CDS encoding LytR/AlgR family response regulator transcription factor — MKISALVVDDEQPAREELCYLLSQVEAVEVIGQADNGVAALELLDDLEPDVVFLDVQMPGLTGFEVARQVAERMVQPHIVFVTAFDQYALDAFQVNAVDYLLKPVDPARLDQALGRARSRLELARAGVVSPQALAQIVEAVSARQTRRSPLVVKVADRILLVQAEDLIYASLNEDEVTVVASQVTGTSNYRTLDELQAQLDHAVFWRVHRSYLVNINKIKEIVPWFSRNFILRMRDAKATEIPVSRAQTKRLREYLQL; from the coding sequence ATGAAGATCAGCGCCCTGGTCGTGGACGATGAGCAGCCGGCGCGGGAGGAGCTCTGCTACCTCCTGTCGCAGGTGGAGGCCGTGGAGGTCATCGGTCAGGCCGACAACGGCGTGGCCGCCCTCGAACTGCTCGACGACCTCGAACCAGACGTGGTGTTCCTGGACGTCCAGATGCCGGGCCTCACGGGCTTCGAAGTGGCGCGACAGGTGGCTGAACGGATGGTCCAGCCGCACATCGTCTTCGTGACGGCCTTCGATCAATACGCGCTGGATGCGTTCCAGGTGAATGCGGTCGATTACCTGCTCAAGCCGGTCGATCCCGCCAGGCTGGACCAGGCGCTCGGCCGCGCCAGGAGCCGGCTCGAGCTGGCCAGGGCGGGAGTCGTCTCGCCCCAGGCGCTCGCCCAGATCGTGGAAGCGGTGTCGGCTCGGCAGACGCGGCGGTCACCCCTGGTCGTCAAGGTGGCCGACCGGATATTGCTGGTGCAGGCCGAAGATCTCATCTACGCGTCGCTGAACGAGGACGAGGTCACAGTCGTAGCCAGTCAGGTGACGGGAACGTCCAATTACCGGACGCTCGACGAGTTGCAGGCGCAGCTGGACCATGCCGTGTTCTGGCGCGTGCATCGCTCGTATCTCGTCAACATCAACAAGATCAAGGAGATAGTCCCCTGGTTCAGCCGGAATTTCATCCTGAGGATGCGCGACGCGAAGGCGACGGAGATCCCGGTCAGTCGAGCCCAGACCAAGCGGCTCCGGGAGTACCTGCAACTCTGA
- a CDS encoding redox-sensing transcriptional repressor Rex, producing the protein MAEPERDRTGGDQVSELTTARLSVYLRCLESLDASGVNTVSSQGLATQFQLNAAQIRKDLAHFGEFGIRGVGYYVKDLKRHLRQILGLDRSIKVVIIGAGNLGVALADYAGFRLDGFDVVALLDTAREKVGQYSRSGVPIRHARELERLVEREKIDIAVVTVPPDAAQETVDGVVAAGIRAILNFSPVSPRVPPHVKLKNMDLTITFESLSFFLANGHVDP; encoded by the coding sequence GTGGCCGAGCCTGAGCGCGACCGGACTGGCGGAGACCAGGTGTCGGAGCTCACGACGGCCAGGCTGTCGGTGTACCTGCGGTGTCTCGAGTCGCTGGACGCAAGCGGCGTCAACACCGTCTCGTCGCAGGGCCTGGCCACCCAGTTTCAGCTCAATGCGGCGCAAATCCGCAAGGATCTCGCGCACTTCGGCGAGTTCGGGATCCGCGGCGTGGGGTACTACGTCAAGGACCTCAAGCGTCACCTGCGGCAGATCCTCGGGCTCGACCGCAGCATCAAGGTGGTCATCATCGGTGCCGGCAACCTCGGCGTCGCACTCGCCGACTATGCGGGCTTCCGCCTGGACGGATTCGACGTGGTCGCCCTGCTCGACACGGCACGCGAGAAGGTCGGACAGTACTCGCGCAGTGGCGTGCCGATTCGCCATGCGCGTGAACTGGAACGACTGGTCGAGCGCGAGAAGATCGACATCGCCGTCGTGACCGTGCCGCCCGACGCCGCGCAGGAAACGGTGGACGGCGTAGTCGCAGCGGGCATTCGTGCCATCCTGAACTTCTCGCCGGTCAGCCCGCGGGTGCCGCCGCACGTGAAGCTGAAGAACATGGACCTCACCATCACGTTCGAAAGCCTGTCGTTCTTCCTCGCCAATGGCCACGTCGACCCGTAA
- a CDS encoding AMP-dependent synthetase/ligase — protein sequence MPTAVASQRRPYRFPPAVTSRLRSLAQLPADLLREHPRPDLLQQCTSAGLRPCATDAFVERVRATGLALADMGLQPGDRVAIMSETRQEWIVADMGIVTARLVTAPIYPTLSGLQARFILQDSGARGVFVSDVAQAEKILAVRHLLPALEFIVVFTDEVPPAAVRGSHTVLRLEGLIERGRALASDPLAVARYEAGIDAVAPDDLFTIIYTSGTTGEPKGVMLTHDNVLSNIAAVIPVLELDSGDVALSYLPLSHVFERMVTYLYLYEGLTVCHAESLDTLARDLQLVQPTVMTGVPRVYEKLHTKIHETVAAGPAFRRRLFDWAVRIGIDASAARHEGRALSPFLKMQEAVADGLVASKIRAKVGGRLRLAVSGSAPLPAHIARFFHAVGVPLIEGYGLTETSPVITVNPRDRPRFGSVGCVVDGVEVAIAEDGEILTRGPHVMKGYWNRPDETAAALSQGGWFHTGDIGTLGDDGFLTITDRKKELLVTSGGKKIAPAPIEALLKRHPLVAEAMIVGEARKFPAVLIVPNFTALEQRLKVLGLPSGSREELVTREDVVSLFHEVVEPLNRDLAQFERLKKLALLPAEFSIATGELTPTLKLRRRVVLERWHGVVERLYEQA from the coding sequence ATGCCTACCGCCGTCGCATCCCAACGTCGTCCATACCGCTTCCCGCCCGCCGTGACGTCGCGGCTCCGTTCACTTGCGCAACTGCCCGCCGATCTGTTGCGCGAGCACCCGCGCCCCGACCTTTTGCAACAGTGCACGTCGGCCGGGTTGCGGCCGTGCGCCACTGACGCATTCGTCGAGCGGGTGCGGGCGACAGGGTTGGCGCTGGCGGACATGGGGCTGCAGCCCGGCGACCGCGTCGCGATCATGTCCGAGACGCGCCAGGAGTGGATCGTCGCCGACATGGGCATCGTGACCGCGCGGCTGGTGACGGCGCCGATCTATCCGACGCTCTCCGGGCTGCAGGCGCGGTTCATCCTGCAGGACTCCGGGGCGCGTGGCGTCTTCGTCTCCGACGTGGCGCAGGCCGAGAAGATCCTGGCGGTCCGGCATCTGTTACCGGCGCTGGAATTCATCGTCGTGTTCACCGACGAAGTGCCGCCGGCGGCTGTACGTGGCAGCCACACCGTGCTGCGCCTCGAAGGCCTGATCGAGCGTGGCCGCGCCCTTGCGAGCGACCCATTGGCCGTGGCCCGCTACGAGGCAGGGATCGATGCCGTGGCGCCCGACGACCTGTTCACGATCATCTACACGTCCGGGACGACAGGCGAGCCCAAGGGCGTGATGCTGACGCACGACAACGTCTTGTCGAACATCGCGGCCGTGATCCCGGTGCTCGAACTCGACAGCGGTGACGTCGCGCTCAGCTACCTCCCGCTGAGCCACGTCTTCGAGCGCATGGTGACGTACCTCTACCTGTACGAGGGCCTCACGGTGTGTCACGCCGAGTCGCTGGACACGCTCGCGCGCGATCTCCAGCTGGTGCAACCAACCGTGATGACCGGGGTGCCGCGTGTCTACGAGAAGCTGCACACGAAGATCCACGAGACCGTGGCCGCCGGTCCCGCCTTCCGGCGACGCCTGTTCGACTGGGCGGTCCGCATCGGCATCGACGCTTCGGCGGCGCGCCATGAGGGCCGCGCGCTGTCGCCGTTCCTGAAAATGCAGGAGGCCGTCGCCGACGGGCTGGTCGCCTCGAAGATCCGCGCGAAGGTTGGCGGACGACTGCGCCTCGCCGTGTCTGGAAGTGCGCCTCTGCCGGCGCACATCGCGCGCTTCTTCCACGCGGTCGGCGTACCGCTCATCGAAGGGTACGGGCTCACGGAGACATCGCCGGTCATCACGGTCAATCCGCGCGACCGGCCACGCTTCGGGAGCGTCGGCTGCGTCGTCGACGGCGTCGAGGTGGCGATCGCGGAGGACGGCGAGATCCTCACCCGCGGCCCGCACGTGATGAAGGGCTACTGGAACCGTCCCGACGAGACCGCTGCCGCGCTGAGCCAGGGCGGCTGGTTCCACACCGGCGACATCGGCACGCTCGGTGACGATGGCTTCCTCACGATTACGGATCGGAAGAAGGAACTGCTGGTCACGTCGGGTGGCAAGAAGATCGCACCGGCGCCCATCGAGGCGCTGCTCAAGCGCCACCCGCTGGTGGCCGAGGCGATGATCGTCGGCGAGGCGCGCAAGTTCCCGGCGGTGCTGATCGTGCCGAATTTCACTGCGCTCGAGCAACGGCTCAAGGTCCTCGGCCTGCCGTCCGGCTCTCGCGAAGAGCTGGTCACGCGCGAAGATGTCGTCTCGCTGTTCCATGAGGTCGTCGAGCCCCTGAACCGCGACCTGGCGCAGTTCGAGCGCCTGAAGAAGCTGGCGTTGCTGCCGGCGGAGTTCTCGATCGCGACGGGCGAACTGACGCCGACACTCAAGCTGCGGCGGCGCGTCGTCCTCGAGCGTTGGCATGGGGTGGTGGAACGGTTGTACGAGCAGGCGTGA
- a CDS encoding ferritin, whose amino-acid sequence MSARVYEAINDQVNNELSASHSYLAMSGVCEELNFPGAAHWFRVQSEEERAHALRLFDFVHARNHVVSLRKIQNETTRATALVEVFRASLAQEEQVSQQIDALYDLAMQEKDFAAVVEMQWFVTEQVEEEKSARDIIAKLEMAGNDARALLEIDRELGARAGMPGGAGPRGGPPAAR is encoded by the coding sequence ATGAGTGCCAGGGTGTACGAGGCCATCAACGATCAGGTCAACAACGAACTCTCGGCGTCGCACAGCTACCTGGCGATGTCCGGAGTGTGCGAGGAACTCAATTTCCCCGGAGCCGCACACTGGTTCCGCGTCCAGAGCGAGGAGGAGCGGGCGCACGCCCTGCGCCTGTTCGACTTCGTGCATGCCCGCAATCACGTGGTGTCGTTGCGCAAGATCCAGAACGAGACCACGCGTGCGACGGCGCTGGTCGAGGTGTTCCGCGCCTCGCTCGCGCAGGAGGAGCAGGTCAGCCAGCAGATTGACGCGCTCTACGACCTGGCGATGCAGGAGAAGGACTTTGCCGCGGTCGTCGAGATGCAATGGTTCGTCACCGAGCAGGTCGAGGAGGAGAAGTCGGCGCGCGACATCATCGCCAAGCTGGAGATGGCGGGCAACGACGCGCGCGCGCTGCTGGAGATCGACCGGGAACTCGGCGCGCGAGCGGGGATGCCTGGTGGTGCGGGACCGCGCGGTGGTCCGCCGGCGGCGCGGTAG
- a CDS encoding DUF4126 domain-containing protein: MDLLLTLGRTLGFSMAAGVNLYATVGILGLASRYGWVSLPEQFKVFDHDVVIYSALALFVIEFVADKIPWIDTLWDGVHTAIRPLGGALIAVSTLGEASPALQGLVALLGGGLAASSHLTKAGTRVTVNASPEPFSNWMLSLFEDAFVFALAGLALKFPLIALAVVIVAFVVCIAVLTYVVRTLRRVFARRRQSLFGEQPA; encoded by the coding sequence ATGGACCTTCTCCTGACGCTCGGGCGGACGCTCGGCTTCTCCATGGCTGCCGGCGTCAATCTCTACGCCACGGTCGGCATCCTGGGGCTCGCCTCGCGCTACGGATGGGTGTCCCTGCCCGAACAGTTCAAGGTCTTCGATCACGACGTCGTGATTTATTCCGCGCTGGCGTTGTTTGTCATCGAGTTCGTGGCCGACAAGATCCCGTGGATCGACACCCTCTGGGATGGCGTGCACACCGCCATTCGCCCCCTCGGCGGGGCGCTCATCGCCGTCAGCACGCTCGGTGAGGCATCGCCGGCGCTGCAGGGCCTCGTCGCCCTGCTCGGCGGCGGCCTTGCCGCGTCGAGTCACCTCACCAAGGCCGGCACACGTGTCACCGTCAACGCCAGCCCCGAGCCCTTCTCGAACTGGATGCTGAGCCTGTTCGAAGATGCCTTCGTGTTCGCGCTGGCAGGACTCGCGCTCAAGTTCCCGCTCATCGCGCTGGCCGTCGTGATCGTGGCGTTCGTGGTCTGCATCGCCGTCCTTACCTACGTCGTTCGCACGCTGCGCCGCGTGTTCGCGCGGCGCCGGCAGTCCCTGTTCGGCGAGCAGCCCGCCTGA
- a CDS encoding OPT family oligopeptide transporter, giving the protein MAQPSFTPFVPPDQAPPEFTARAVLLGALFGLLFGASTVYLGLRAGLTVSASIPIAVLAISVLKRFGGSTILENNIVQTIGSAGESVAAGVVFTIPALIFLTPHGPAYFNYFQITVLAFAGGILGVLLMVPLRRALIVKEHGVLPYPEGAACADVLIAGERGGQLATLVFQGLGIGALFKALPWIFQIVRTEVGYTTPKTSAFPNATLNVDISPEYMGVGYVIGPRIAGEMVAGGVLSWLVLLPLLTIVGAYMPTPFPPAPPDGLRIIDMAPGQIWSQYIRYIGAGAVLAAGLITLARTIPTIVGSFRDSLKDFRAESAGHAPLRTERDLPIGIVLGGTLLLGVFLAVAPGMPTQGNPLAALLVVVFGFFFVTVASRIVGLIGSSSSPVSGMTIATLILTCTIFVAIGWTGDVYAPIALTVGAVVCIAAANAGATSQDLKTGFIVGATPRHQQVGLLVGVLVSALIIGLTTLYLHKVMVIGSNALPAPQATLMSTIIRGLLSQNLPWGLVLTGVFIAVTMELCGVRSLSFAVGAYLPIATTAPIFVGGVVRWLVERATGHHEQSEVSAGTLFSSGLIAGGSIAGIAYAVLYGSREYMPASLRVEDAQESLGRIPALHEGVAGHVIGLAVFLMLGVILARVGRRRVN; this is encoded by the coding sequence ATGGCTCAGCCTTCGTTCACGCCGTTCGTGCCTCCGGACCAGGCGCCGCCCGAGTTCACCGCCCGGGCGGTCCTGCTCGGGGCGCTGTTCGGACTCCTGTTCGGGGCGTCCACCGTGTACCTGGGGCTGCGCGCCGGACTGACGGTCAGTGCATCGATCCCGATCGCGGTGCTCGCGATCTCCGTGCTGAAGCGTTTCGGCGGCTCAACGATCCTCGAGAACAACATCGTCCAGACCATCGGTTCGGCGGGAGAGTCGGTCGCCGCGGGCGTGGTGTTCACGATCCCGGCCCTCATCTTCCTCACGCCCCACGGCCCGGCGTACTTCAACTACTTCCAGATCACGGTCCTCGCGTTTGCCGGTGGCATCCTCGGCGTGCTGCTGATGGTGCCACTCCGGCGGGCCCTCATCGTCAAGGAACACGGCGTCCTGCCGTATCCGGAAGGCGCTGCGTGCGCCGACGTGCTGATCGCCGGCGAACGGGGTGGACAACTGGCGACGCTGGTTTTCCAGGGGCTCGGCATCGGCGCGCTCTTCAAGGCGCTGCCGTGGATCTTCCAGATCGTGCGCACCGAGGTGGGCTACACCACGCCGAAGACCAGTGCGTTTCCCAACGCCACGCTCAACGTCGACATCTCGCCCGAGTACATGGGCGTGGGGTACGTGATCGGGCCACGTATCGCCGGCGAGATGGTCGCAGGCGGCGTGCTGTCGTGGCTGGTGTTGCTGCCCCTGCTGACCATCGTCGGTGCGTACATGCCGACGCCCTTTCCGCCGGCGCCACCCGATGGCTTGCGCATCATCGACATGGCGCCCGGGCAGATCTGGAGTCAGTACATCCGGTACATCGGCGCTGGCGCGGTGCTCGCGGCGGGCCTGATCACGCTGGCCCGGACGATCCCGACAATCGTCGGATCGTTCCGCGACAGCCTGAAGGACTTCCGCGCCGAGAGCGCCGGACACGCGCCACTGCGCACCGAGCGCGACCTCCCCATCGGCATCGTCCTGGGTGGCACCCTGTTGCTGGGCGTGTTCCTGGCGGTCGCCCCCGGCATGCCGACACAGGGCAATCCGCTCGCCGCCCTGCTCGTCGTCGTCTTCGGGTTCTTCTTCGTGACGGTCGCCTCGCGCATCGTCGGCCTGATCGGCAGTTCCTCCAGCCCGGTGTCGGGCATGACCATCGCCACCCTCATCCTGACGTGCACGATCTTCGTGGCCATCGGCTGGACCGGCGACGTCTACGCGCCGATCGCCCTGACCGTCGGCGCCGTGGTCTGCATCGCGGCCGCCAACGCCGGTGCGACCTCGCAGGATCTCAAGACCGGCTTCATCGTCGGCGCCACGCCGCGGCACCAGCAGGTCGGCCTCCTGGTCGGCGTGCTCGTCTCGGCTCTCATCATCGGACTGACGACGCTGTACCTGCACAAGGTGATGGTGATCGGCTCCAACGCCCTGCCCGCGCCGCAGGCGACACTGATGTCGACCATCATCCGTGGCCTCCTCAGTCAGAATCTGCCCTGGGGATTGGTGCTCACCGGCGTCTTCATCGCCGTGACGATGGAACTGTGCGGCGTGCGATCGTTGTCGTTCGCCGTCGGGGCGTATCTTCCGATCGCCACGACTGCCCCGATCTTCGTGGGCGGGGTCGTGCGCTGGCTGGTCGAGCGCGCGACCGGGCACCATGAGCAATCCGAAGTGAGTGCCGGCACGCTCTTCAGTTCCGGGCTTATCGCCGGCGGGTCGATCGCCGGCATCGCGTACGCGGTCCTGTACGGCTCGCGGGAATACATGCCAGCGAGCCTGCGGGTCGAGGATGCCCAGGAGAGCCTCGGCCGCATTCCGGCGCTGCACGAGGGCGTCGCCGGGCACGTCATCGGGCTGGCCGTCTTCCTGATGCTGGGGGTGATCCTGGCCCGGGTCGGACGCCGGCGCGTCAACTGA